The Aedes aegypti strain LVP_AGWG chromosome 3, AaegL5.0 Primary Assembly, whole genome shotgun sequence genome contains a region encoding:
- the LOC5568765 gene encoding selenide, water dikinase 2 has translation MLGRIALANVVSDVYAVGALEIDEIKLVCSAPTEFSDEERDIVVPIIIKGFQDAAAESKSRVKIGSIALNPWCIIGGIATAVCHKSELIMPYYAQVGDSLVLTKPLGTQLATNAFIWMTEESDNWKKLTDKLSKSDIEKTYVIAMESMSRLNKSGAELMHKFKAHAATDVTGFGLFGHADNLAKFQKESVDFEIHTLPIIKNVVQIAELLGRSAKLLAGKAVETSGGLLISLPAENAQGFCEEYEAVSGHAAWIVGRVVAGSRTVKMSSNPTIISAE, from the exons ATGTTGGGCCGAATCGCGCTGGCCAATGTGGTCAGCGATGTGTACGCCGTGGGAGCCTTGGAAATCGACGAAATCAAGCTGGTTTGCTCGGCACCAACGGAATTTAGCGACGAGGAACGAGATATTGTGGTTCCAATAATCATCAAAGGCTTCCAAGATGCGGCAGCAGAATCGAAGTCGCGCGTGAAAATCGGAAGCATTGCGCTGAATCCTTGGTGTATCATTGGTGGAATTGCTACCGCCGTTTGCCACAAATCGGAGTTGATCAT GCCGTACTATGCACAAGTAGGAGATTCTCTTGTTCTAACAAAGCCTCTGGGAACACAACTGGCAACCAATGCCTTCATCTGGATGACTGAAGAATCTGATAACTGGAAGAAACTAACAGATAAATTGAGTAAGTCCGATATTGAGAAAACGTACGTCATCGCAATGGAATCAATGTCCCGCCTTAACAAATCCGGAGCGGAGCTGATGCATAAATTTAAAGCTCACGCAGCAACGGATGTAACCGGTTTCGGGCTGTTTGGCCACGCGGACAATTTAGCCAAATTCCAGAAagaaagtgtcgatttcgaaatCCATACGCTGCCTATTATAAAGAACGTAGTACAAATTGCCGAATTGCTTGGACGAAGTGCTAAGCTTCTGGCAGGTAAGGCAGTTGAAACATCCGGCGGACTGCTGATTAGCTTGCCTGCGGAAAATGCCCAGGGATTCTGCGAGGAATATGAGGCGGTTTCGGGTCATGCTGCATGGATAGTCGGGAGAGTAGTGGCTGGCAGTCGCACGGTCAAAATGAGTTCAAATCCAACGATCATCAGCGCAGAATGA
- the LOC5568764 gene encoding AP-1 complex subunit mu-1 gives MSSSAIFILDAKGKVLISRNYRGHIDMGVIDKFMPLLMEKEEEGLITPILQTPECTFAYVKTNNLYLVSVTRSNANIALVFVFLHKVVQVFTEYFKELEEESIRDNFVVIYELMDELIDFGYPQTTDSKILQEYITQEGHKLEIQPRIPMAVTNAVSWRSEGIKYRKNEVFLDVIESVNLLANANGNVLRSEIVGAIKMRVYLSGMPELRLGLNDKVLFESTGRGKSKSVELEDVKFHQCVRLSRFENDRTISFIPPDGEFELMSYRLNTHVKPLIWIESVIERHAHSRVEYMIKAKSQFKRRSTANNVEIVIPVPADADSPKFKTTIGSVKYAPEQNAITWTIKSFPGGKEYLMRAHFGLPSVECEDSEGKPPIQVKFEIPYFTTSGIQVRYLKIIEKSGYQALPWVRYITQNGDYQLRTN, from the exons ATGTCCTCATCAGCAATTTTCATTCTGGACGCCAAAGGGAAGGTGTTGATATCCCGAAATTACCGTGGCCACATCGACATGGGCGTAATCGACAAGTTTATGCCACTTTTGATGGAGAAGGAGGAAGAAGGTCTGATAACGCCGATTCTGCAGACTCCGGAATGCACTTTTGCGTACGTCAAAACCAACAATCTGTACTTAGTGTCCGTAACAAGAAGCAATGCCAACATTGCGCTGGTGTTTGTGTTTCtacacaaagttgttcaggttTTCACGGAATATTTCAAAGAACTAGAGGAGGAAAGTATCCGCGATAACTTTGTCGTGATCTACGAGTTGATGGATGAGCTGATTGATTTCGGCTACCCACAAACCACAGACAGCAAGATCCTTCAGGAATACATCACCCAGGAGGGTCACAAACTGGAGATACAACCCCGGATTCCGATGGCCGTGACGAATGCCGTTTCGTGGCGTTCCGAAGGCATCAAGTATAGGAAAAACGAAGTGTTCCTGGATGTGATCGAAAGCGTCAACCTGTTGGCCAACGCCAATGGAAACGTGCTCCGGAGTGAAATTGTGGGCGCCATCAAAATGCGCGTCTACTTGTCCGGAATGCCTGAGCTCCGGCTCGGATTGAATGATAAAGTTCTGTTCGAAAGCACCGGTAGGGGTAAATCAAAGTCGGTGGAACTGGAGGACGTGAAATTCCACCAGTGCGTGCGATTGTCCCGCTTCGAAAATGATCGCACCATTTCATTCATTCCACCGGATGGCGAGTTTGAGCTGATGTCCTATCGTTTGAACACCCACGTGAAACCTTTGATCTGGATCGAATCGGTAATAGAACGGCACGCCCACAGTCGGGTGGAGTACATGATCAAGGCCAAGTCGCAGTTCAAGCGCCGTTCGACGGCCAACAACGTGGAAATAGTCATTCCGGTGCCGGCTGATGCCGATTCGCCCAAGTTTAAGACCACCATTGGAAGCGTCAAGTACGCCCCGGAGCAGAATGCCATCACCTGGACCATCAAGTCGTTCCCG ggTGGAAAGGAGTATCTGATGAGAGCCCACTTCGGACTTCCCAGTGTCGAGTGCGAGGACTCGGAAGGCAAACCTCCAATTCAGGTCAAGTTTGAGATTCCGTACTTCACCACGTCCGGAATTCAG